One window from the genome of Marinobacter bohaiensis encodes:
- the recO gene encoding DNA repair protein RecO, with the protein MSDRVEQEPGYVLHRRNYRETSLMVDLFSLNHGRLTVVARGANSPKSPLKAQLQPFQPMLLGWQGRSDLKNLTAAESRLGPDLRRTERLYCGLYLNELLQRLLPPAEPFPQLFAHYIEALENLAQAGDIEPLLRRFEWCLIDALGYGFAWDQAMDTGEPVRKDAYYYYDPEQGVLAQASPGSLLRGLRGDVLLELADARLDSPEARRTAKRMMRVLIDHLLQGRELHSRALFQQWRGDKHET; encoded by the coding sequence ATGAGCGACAGGGTCGAACAGGAGCCCGGCTATGTCCTCCATCGCCGGAACTACCGCGAAACCAGTCTGATGGTGGACCTGTTTTCGCTCAACCACGGCCGCCTGACCGTGGTGGCGCGTGGCGCCAACAGCCCGAAGAGTCCCCTCAAGGCCCAGCTGCAACCCTTCCAGCCCATGCTGCTGGGCTGGCAGGGCCGCTCCGACCTCAAGAACCTGACCGCGGCCGAAAGCCGCCTGGGGCCCGATCTGCGCCGCACCGAGCGGCTGTACTGCGGGCTCTACCTCAACGAGCTGCTGCAGCGCCTGCTGCCACCTGCTGAACCCTTTCCGCAGCTGTTTGCCCATTACATTGAAGCCCTTGAGAACCTGGCGCAGGCCGGCGACATCGAGCCCCTGCTGCGCCGGTTCGAATGGTGCCTGATTGATGCCCTGGGCTACGGCTTTGCCTGGGACCAGGCCATGGATACCGGCGAACCGGTGCGGAAGGACGCTTATTACTACTATGACCCGGAGCAGGGCGTCCTGGCACAGGCATCGCCGGGCAGCCTGCTGCGGGGGCTTCGGGGCGACGTGCTGCTGGAACTGGCGGATGCACGCCTGGACAGCCCCGAGGCGCGTCGCACGGCCAAGCGCATGATGCGCGTGCTGATCGATCATCTGCTGCAGGGCCGCGAGTTGCACAGTCGCGCCCTGTTCCAACAATGGCGAGGAGACAAGCATGAAACCTAG
- the pdxJ gene encoding pyridoxine 5'-phosphate synthase, producing MKPRVLLGVNVDHVATLRQARGTRYPDPVQAALLAEEAGADGITIHPREDRRHIQDRDVLMMRDMLNSKMNLEMAVTEAMLAFAEQVRPPCLCLVPEKREELTTEGGLDVVGQEEKIARACERLARVDAEVSLFIDADRDQIDAAARCGAPVIEIHTGHYADAETPDAVEAAFRQVADGVAYARSLGLVVNAGHGLHYHNTERVAAIPGINELNIGHSIIARALFTGMKEAVRDMREILDRAVTLRP from the coding sequence ATGAAACCTAGAGTGTTGCTCGGCGTGAACGTCGACCACGTGGCCACCCTGCGCCAGGCCCGCGGTACCCGCTATCCGGACCCGGTCCAGGCGGCGTTGCTGGCGGAAGAGGCTGGCGCCGACGGCATTACCATCCATCCTCGCGAGGACCGCCGCCACATCCAGGACCGCGACGTGCTGATGATGCGCGACATGCTCAACAGCAAAATGAACCTGGAAATGGCGGTCACCGAGGCCATGTTGGCCTTCGCTGAGCAGGTGCGCCCGCCGTGCTTGTGCCTGGTGCCGGAAAAGCGCGAGGAGCTGACCACCGAAGGCGGTCTTGACGTGGTAGGTCAGGAGGAGAAAATCGCCCGGGCCTGTGAACGACTGGCGCGCGTCGACGCGGAAGTGTCGCTGTTCATCGATGCCGACCGGGACCAGATCGACGCTGCCGCGCGTTGTGGCGCGCCGGTTATCGAGATCCATACCGGGCACTATGCCGATGCGGAGACGCCGGACGCGGTGGAGGCCGCCTTCAGGCAGGTGGCCGACGGCGTCGCCTACGCCCGCTCACTGGGCCTGGTGGTCAACGCCGGCCACGGTCTGCATTACCACAACACCGAGCGGGTGGCGGCGATTCCCGGGATCAACGAACTCAACATCGGCCACAGCATCATTGCCCGCGCCCTGTTCACCGGCATGAAGGAAGCGGTGCGGGACATGCGTGAGATTCTCGACCGGGCCGTTACCCTGCGCCCATAA
- a CDS encoding response regulator: MRRWGIRRKVLVVTLVPTILTTLILGIFFTQSWVGNIEQLLRDRGESLSRQLAAASEYGMFTGNRSLLNNLSNALLEEQDVRSITFFNAQGQRLLHTGPSLREEIGNEKLTEASTLVLRSGSSSVFIAPVYLQDLMIDSMLDLESRNTAPSAEAPIGWSAVEMSHVRTDKERYKALLISLLLILGGIGLNVLIALRMSRSVTDPIFELNSAVARLKGGDLKTRVYTRAGPEFEQLESGLNDMAQELSEAQAEMQQNIDQATEDLRETLETIEIQNIELDLARKEALEASRIKSEFLANMSHEIRTPLNGIIGFTELLLKSPAQQQQRDHLNTIRKSSEILLTIINDILDFSKIEAGKLILDRIPFGLRDTIEEVMVMLAPAAHAKNLDLVPLIYNDVPDTIMGDPLRVKQIITNLVNNAIKFTQTGEVVLRASLDDEDEEGHRVVLRFSVTDSGVGLSRAQQQSLFNAFSQADASTARQYGGTGLGLVISKRLVEEMGGEIGLESELGQGSTFWFTLSTEVARNTEAPAPRDGLQKERIIYLEQQKTTALSVRHILSDWGMTVDEASSPGDLLEKVEQAQYDNRGYAAAMIGVTRHLLHSSQYRELFHTLEVERDCRTLILTPTLEDHDGHLTGQASGHITKPVCRDRLYNQLFALIHGTHLPTTLDHNGVSALLPDARASDAPRVLAVDDNEANLKLVLTLLADCQIPAEGASSGFEALSKARQTQFDLIFMDLQMPGMDGVETTSRLRHLDERPTPVPILALTAHALSEEKDRLMRQGFDGYLTKPVNSEQLLEALARHTGYQGSTTGETPRAAPTADSRGQGRGIRPSSKEKQLPCVDVEESIRLAAGKADLAEELFSMLLEQVSFDQNGIRKLLTDNDEAELLERVHKLHGATRYCGVPELRNLSERLETALKRETPERTALAEALMAAIDRLLIWSEETEWQAMFRDRVGEPLNPS; the protein is encoded by the coding sequence ATGCGACGCTGGGGCATTCGCAGAAAAGTACTTGTTGTTACGCTGGTACCCACTATACTGACCACGCTCATCCTGGGGATTTTCTTCACCCAGAGCTGGGTAGGCAACATCGAACAGCTCCTGCGCGATCGCGGCGAATCCCTGTCCCGCCAGTTGGCCGCCGCTTCCGAATACGGCATGTTCACCGGCAACCGCAGCCTGCTCAATAATCTTTCCAACGCCCTCCTGGAAGAGCAGGACGTGCGTTCCATCACCTTCTTCAATGCCCAGGGACAGCGTCTGCTGCACACCGGCCCCAGCCTCCGCGAGGAAATCGGCAACGAGAAGCTGACCGAGGCCTCCACCCTGGTGCTCAGATCCGGCTCCAGCTCGGTATTCATTGCCCCGGTCTACCTGCAGGACCTGATGATCGACAGCATGCTCGATCTGGAATCCCGCAACACCGCGCCCAGCGCCGAGGCGCCCATCGGCTGGTCGGCGGTGGAAATGTCCCATGTGCGCACCGACAAGGAACGCTACAAGGCACTGCTGATCAGTCTGCTGCTGATCCTCGGCGGCATCGGCCTGAACGTGCTCATCGCCCTGCGCATGAGCCGCAGCGTCACGGACCCGATCTTCGAACTCAACAGCGCCGTGGCGCGGCTCAAGGGTGGCGACCTGAAGACCCGCGTCTACACCCGCGCCGGCCCCGAGTTCGAGCAGCTGGAATCCGGCCTCAACGACATGGCCCAGGAGCTCAGCGAAGCCCAGGCGGAAATGCAGCAGAACATCGACCAGGCCACCGAGGATCTGCGCGAGACCCTGGAAACCATCGAGATCCAGAACATCGAGCTGGACCTGGCGCGCAAGGAGGCTCTGGAAGCGAGCCGCATCAAATCGGAATTCCTGGCCAACATGTCCCACGAGATCCGCACGCCGCTGAACGGCATCATCGGGTTCACCGAGCTGCTGCTGAAATCGCCGGCCCAGCAACAGCAGCGGGATCACCTCAACACCATCCGCAAGTCCTCTGAAATCCTGCTGACAATCATCAACGACATCCTCGACTTCTCCAAGATCGAGGCCGGCAAGCTGATCCTGGACCGCATCCCCTTCGGCCTGCGCGACACCATCGAGGAGGTCATGGTGATGCTGGCGCCGGCCGCCCACGCCAAGAACCTCGACCTGGTGCCCCTGATCTACAACGACGTACCCGACACCATCATGGGCGACCCGTTACGGGTCAAACAGATCATCACCAACCTGGTGAACAACGCCATCAAGTTCACCCAGACCGGTGAAGTGGTCCTGCGCGCCAGCCTCGACGACGAGGACGAGGAAGGCCACCGCGTGGTACTGCGCTTCAGCGTGACCGATTCCGGCGTGGGCCTGTCCCGGGCGCAGCAACAATCGCTGTTCAACGCGTTCAGCCAGGCGGACGCCTCCACCGCGCGCCAATACGGCGGCACCGGCCTGGGCCTGGTCATCTCCAAGCGCCTAGTGGAGGAAATGGGCGGCGAGATCGGCCTGGAAAGCGAACTCGGCCAGGGCTCCACCTTCTGGTTCACGCTGTCCACCGAGGTGGCGCGCAACACCGAAGCGCCGGCACCGCGGGACGGCCTGCAGAAAGAGCGCATCATCTACCTGGAGCAGCAGAAGACCACCGCGCTGTCGGTCCGGCACATCCTCAGCGACTGGGGGATGACCGTGGATGAAGCCAGCTCCCCCGGCGACCTGCTGGAAAAGGTGGAGCAGGCCCAGTACGACAACCGGGGCTACGCCGCCGCCATGATCGGGGTTACCCGGCACCTGCTGCATTCGAGCCAGTACCGGGAACTGTTCCATACCCTGGAAGTCGAGCGCGACTGTCGCACCCTGATCCTGACCCCGACGCTGGAAGACCACGACGGCCACCTCACCGGCCAGGCCAGCGGACACATCACCAAGCCGGTTTGCCGCGACCGGCTCTATAACCAGCTGTTCGCCCTGATCCACGGCACTCACCTGCCCACCACCCTGGATCACAATGGCGTCAGCGCCCTGCTGCCGGATGCGCGCGCCAGCGACGCGCCAAGAGTCCTGGCGGTGGACGACAACGAAGCCAACCTCAAGCTGGTGTTGACGTTGCTGGCCGACTGCCAGATTCCCGCGGAAGGGGCCTCCAGCGGTTTCGAGGCCCTGAGCAAGGCGCGCCAGACCCAGTTCGACCTGATCTTCATGGACCTGCAGATGCCGGGCATGGACGGCGTGGAAACCACCAGCCGCCTTCGCCACCTGGACGAACGCCCCACGCCGGTGCCCATCCTGGCGCTGACCGCCCACGCCCTGTCGGAAGAAAAAGATCGATTGATGCGCCAGGGGTTCGACGGCTACCTGACCAAACCGGTCAACAGCGAACAGCTGCTGGAGGCCCTGGCCCGCCACACCGGCTACCAGGGATCGACGACGGGCGAAACGCCGCGCGCGGCTCCGACGGCCGACAGCCGGGGTCAGGGCCGAGGTATCCGTCCATCGAGCAAGGAAAAACAGTTGCCCTGCGTGGATGTGGAGGAAAGCATTCGCCTGGCGGCGGGCAAGGCCGATCTCGCGGAGGAGCTATTCAGCATGCTGCTGGAACAGGTCAGCTTCGACCAGAACGGCATCCGCAAACTACTGACCGATAACGACGAGGCCGAGCTGCTGGAACGGGTCCACAAGCTTCACGGCGCCACCCGCTACTGCGGCGTGCCGGAACTGCGCAACCTGTCGGAGCGGCTGGAAACGGCGCTCAAACGCGAGACGCCGGAGCGCACGGCGCTGGCCGAGGCGTTGATGGCGGCCATCGACCGGCTGCTGATCTGGTCGGAGGAAACCGAGTGGCAGGCCATGTTCAGGGACCGCGTCGGCGAGCCCCTGAATCCGTCCTGA
- the cysM gene encoding cysteine synthase CysM, whose protein sequence is MHFPTIEDYVGHTPLVRLQRLPGDTSNVILAKLEGDNPAGSVKDRPAISMIQEAERRGDIKPGDTLIEATSGNTGIALAMAAAIKGYRMVLIMPANMSEERRASMRAYGAEIVTVSKEEGMEGARDLAARMQEEGKGLVLDQFANQDNPLAHYRTTGPEIWEQTQGRVTHFVSSMGTTGTIMGVSRYLKERNPDIRIVGLQPSDGSSIPGIRRWPQEYLPKIYDAARVDQVLDVDQQDAEDTMRALAREEGIFCGVSSGGAIAAALRLSEQVENAVIVAIICDRGDRYLSTGVFPGA, encoded by the coding sequence ATGCATTTTCCAACTATTGAAGACTATGTCGGCCACACCCCGCTGGTGCGTCTGCAGCGCCTGCCGGGCGACACCTCCAACGTTATCCTGGCCAAGCTGGAAGGCGACAACCCGGCCGGATCGGTCAAGGATCGCCCGGCCATCAGCATGATCCAGGAAGCGGAGCGCCGTGGTGACATCAAGCCGGGCGATACACTGATCGAGGCCACCAGCGGCAACACCGGGATTGCCCTGGCCATGGCGGCGGCGATCAAGGGCTACCGCATGGTGCTGATCATGCCCGCCAACATGAGCGAGGAGCGGCGTGCCTCCATGCGCGCGTACGGCGCCGAGATTGTCACGGTCAGCAAGGAAGAAGGCATGGAAGGTGCCCGCGACCTGGCGGCCCGAATGCAGGAGGAGGGCAAGGGGCTGGTGCTCGACCAGTTCGCCAACCAGGACAACCCGCTGGCCCATTACCGCACCACCGGTCCGGAAATCTGGGAGCAGACCCAGGGGCGGGTCACCCATTTCGTCAGTTCCATGGGCACCACCGGCACGATTATGGGTGTGTCCCGTTACCTTAAAGAGCGTAACCCGGATATTCGCATCGTGGGGCTGCAGCCTTCTGATGGCTCCTCGATCCCTGGTATTCGCCGCTGGCCGCAGGAGTACCTTCCCAAGATCTACGACGCCGCGCGGGTCGATCAGGTGCTGGACGTCGACCAGCAGGACGCCGAGGACACCATGCGCGCCCTGGCCCGCGAAGAGGGCATCTTCTGCGGTGTTTCCTCCGGTGGCGCCATTGCCGCGGCCCTTCGCCTTTCGGAGCAGGTTGAGAACGCGGTGATCGTCGCCATTATCTGTGACCGGGGCGACCGGTACCTGTCGACCGGCGTCTTCCCCGGGGCGTGA
- the rlmD gene encoding 23S rRNA (uracil(1939)-C(5))-methyltransferase RlmD encodes MSKRRRKKALPADPIPCDIEKLSHDGRGIAHLDGKIQFVDGALPGEKVMAKYVGTRRSFDELRATEVTEASPDRVETPCDFADLCGGCSLQHVAPDAQIGFKEATLREHFAHFGGIEPEQWVPPMRSDGLGYRRKARLGVRFVPKRDAVLVGFREKRNSFLTDIDRCVVMDPRIGERITPLRELLYSMEAYSRIPQVEVACGDDVAAMVVRNMDPLSDADRDKLLAFGQAHELHIYLQPKGPDTVHRIWPESAGRDDERLTYRLPSFDLTMRFHPMDFTQVNADINQRMVDQALDWLEPQSDERVLDLFCGLGNFTLPLARRCGEVVGVEGDDAMVVRGRENADLNGLTNARFHGANLQGDFTGESWAAEGFDKILIDPPRSGAQEVCEYLTAFGARRIVYVSCNPATLARDAGVLVEKGYRLVKAGVMDMFPHTTHVESMALFERAD; translated from the coding sequence ATGAGCAAGAGACGTAGAAAGAAAGCATTACCCGCCGACCCGATTCCCTGTGACATCGAAAAACTGAGCCACGACGGCCGCGGAATCGCCCACCTGGACGGCAAGATCCAGTTTGTCGACGGTGCCCTGCCTGGCGAGAAAGTCATGGCGAAGTACGTCGGTACCCGCCGTAGCTTTGACGAGCTGCGCGCCACCGAGGTGACCGAAGCGTCGCCGGATCGGGTGGAAACACCCTGCGATTTTGCCGACCTGTGTGGCGGCTGCAGTCTGCAGCACGTGGCGCCGGATGCCCAGATCGGGTTCAAGGAGGCGACGCTGCGGGAACATTTTGCCCACTTCGGGGGCATTGAGCCGGAGCAGTGGGTGCCGCCCATGCGATCCGACGGACTGGGCTATCGTCGCAAGGCGCGTCTCGGGGTGCGTTTCGTGCCCAAGCGGGACGCCGTGCTGGTCGGCTTTCGCGAGAAGCGCAACAGCTTTCTCACCGATATTGACCGTTGCGTGGTGATGGATCCACGCATTGGCGAGCGCATTACGCCGCTGCGGGAACTGCTCTATAGCATGGAGGCCTACAGCCGTATTCCCCAGGTCGAGGTGGCCTGCGGTGATGATGTCGCCGCCATGGTGGTTCGCAACATGGACCCGCTGTCCGACGCGGACCGGGACAAGCTGCTGGCCTTCGGCCAGGCGCATGAATTGCATATCTACCTGCAGCCCAAGGGGCCGGATACCGTGCACCGGATCTGGCCGGAAAGCGCGGGCCGGGATGATGAGCGACTGACCTACCGTCTGCCGTCGTTCGACCTCACTATGCGCTTCCACCCGATGGATTTCACGCAGGTGAACGCCGACATCAACCAGCGCATGGTGGATCAGGCCCTGGACTGGCTGGAGCCGCAGTCCGACGAGCGGGTGCTGGACCTGTTCTGCGGTCTGGGCAACTTTACGCTGCCGTTGGCGCGGCGTTGCGGCGAAGTGGTTGGTGTCGAGGGCGACGACGCCATGGTCGTGCGCGGCCGCGAGAACGCTGACCTGAATGGTCTGACCAACGCGCGTTTCCACGGTGCCAACCTGCAGGGAGATTTTACCGGCGAAAGCTGGGCCGCCGAGGGTTTCGACAAGATCCTCATCGACCCGCCGCGTTCCGGCGCCCAGGAGGTTTGTGAATACCTGACCGCGTTCGGCGCCCGGCGGATTGTTTATGTCTCCTGCAACCCGGCCACACTGGCGCGGGATGCGGGCGTACTGGTGGAGAAAGGATATCGGCTGGTGAAAGCGGGCGTCATGGATATGTTCCCGCACACCACGCACGTGGAATCGATGGCCCTGTTCGAGCGCGCTGACTGA
- the relA gene encoding GTP diphosphokinase yields the protein MVKVREDYAVTTDGRVDIEGWVHHIESQTTLEDVDQFRRACEKAAIIDLQAVREDRLWAPGASSFRTGVEMAQVLAELHLDQASLVAAILYRAVREERIGLDEVKAEFGDEVAGLINGVQHMAAISSIHHPLKGNVLGQSQGQLDNVRKMLVTMIDDVRVALIKLAERTCAIRAVKSAPPEKRMRVAREVFDIYAPLAHRLGIGHIKWELEDLSFRYLHESAYKKIAKLLDEKRLDRDEYIKRVLSALQGELDRAGIQAELAGRAKHIYSIWRKMRRKGIDFSQVYDVRAFRILVPTLRDCYSALGIVHSLWRHIPNEFDDYIASPKENGYQSLHTAVIGPEGKVIEVQIRTRAMHEEAELGVCAHWLYKGTDTGKPSTGYEAKINWLRQVLEWQEDLGDLSGLIDQLKTDVVPDRVYVFTPEGHVVDLPQGATPVDFAYRVHTEVGHACRGAKVNGRIVPLTYPLKTGDQVFILTSNNPAPSRDWLNSSLGYIQTSRARAKVTHWFKEQDRDRNIVDGRAILEDEFKRLSIDDLDLVKLARKVNYQSADDMFAAVGAGDLRPTHVANIAQQLLEPRTKQLDLKLQGTKQKAYEADSDIKIQGVGNLKTQVAKCCKPLPGDPIGGYITVGRGVTVHRQDCLTFLHQREFEPNRIIEVSWGGTQESVYPVDVEIEAYDRSGLLRDITAILANSRCNVLALNTLSNQDDNSATMTVTLEISSLEQLAKLLAQIRNLPNIMEVRRKRKP from the coding sequence ATGGTAAAGGTTCGAGAAGATTACGCCGTGACCACGGATGGTCGGGTCGATATCGAGGGCTGGGTGCATCACATCGAATCCCAGACCACCCTGGAGGACGTCGACCAGTTCCGGCGGGCCTGCGAGAAGGCCGCCATCATCGATTTGCAGGCGGTTCGTGAGGACCGTTTGTGGGCGCCCGGTGCCAGCAGTTTCCGCACCGGTGTGGAAATGGCCCAGGTTCTGGCCGAGCTGCACCTGGACCAGGCCTCGCTGGTGGCGGCGATCCTGTACCGGGCGGTGCGCGAGGAGCGTATCGGCCTGGACGAGGTGAAGGCCGAATTCGGCGATGAGGTGGCGGGCCTGATCAACGGCGTGCAGCACATGGCGGCGATCTCCTCGATCCATCACCCCCTCAAGGGCAACGTGCTGGGCCAGAGCCAGGGCCAGCTCGACAACGTGCGCAAGATGCTGGTCACGATGATCGACGACGTGCGCGTGGCCCTGATCAAGCTGGCGGAACGCACCTGTGCCATCCGGGCCGTGAAGAGCGCCCCGCCCGAAAAGCGCATGCGCGTGGCTCGGGAAGTGTTCGATATCTACGCCCCGTTGGCCCATCGTCTGGGCATCGGCCACATCAAGTGGGAGCTGGAGGACCTGTCCTTCCGCTACCTGCACGAATCCGCCTACAAGAAAATCGCGAAACTGCTCGACGAGAAGCGCCTCGACCGGGACGAGTACATCAAGCGGGTGCTGTCGGCGTTGCAGGGCGAACTGGACCGGGCCGGCATCCAGGCCGAGCTGGCCGGGCGGGCCAAGCATATCTACAGCATCTGGCGGAAGATGCGCCGCAAGGGCATCGATTTCAGTCAGGTGTACGACGTGCGCGCCTTCCGCATCCTGGTGCCCACCCTGCGCGATTGCTATTCCGCGCTGGGCATCGTGCACAGCCTGTGGCGCCATATCCCCAACGAATTCGACGACTACATCGCCAGCCCCAAGGAGAACGGCTACCAGTCCCTGCACACCGCCGTGATCGGTCCCGAAGGGAAGGTGATCGAGGTGCAGATCCGCACCCGGGCCATGCACGAGGAGGCCGAACTGGGCGTCTGTGCCCACTGGCTCTACAAGGGGACCGACACCGGCAAGCCGTCGACCGGCTACGAGGCCAAGATCAACTGGCTGCGCCAGGTGCTGGAATGGCAGGAAGACCTGGGTGACCTGTCCGGTCTGATCGACCAGCTGAAAACCGATGTGGTGCCGGACCGGGTGTACGTGTTCACGCCGGAAGGGCACGTGGTGGACCTGCCCCAGGGGGCGACGCCGGTGGACTTTGCCTATCGCGTCCACACCGAAGTGGGGCACGCCTGCCGGGGCGCCAAGGTCAACGGCCGCATCGTGCCGCTGACCTATCCGCTGAAAACCGGCGACCAGGTGTTCATCCTGACCTCCAACAACCCGGCGCCGAGCCGCGACTGGCTCAACTCCAGCCTGGGTTACATCCAGACCTCGCGGGCGCGGGCCAAGGTGACGCACTGGTTCAAGGAGCAGGATCGCGACCGCAACATCGTCGACGGCCGGGCGATCCTGGAAGATGAGTTCAAGCGCCTGTCCATTGACGATCTGGATCTGGTCAAGCTGGCGCGCAAAGTGAACTACCAGAGTGCCGACGACATGTTTGCCGCCGTCGGTGCCGGCGATTTGCGGCCGACGCACGTGGCCAACATTGCGCAGCAGTTGCTGGAGCCGCGCACCAAGCAGCTGGACCTGAAGCTGCAGGGCACCAAGCAGAAGGCGTACGAGGCCGATTCGGACATCAAGATCCAGGGCGTCGGCAACCTCAAGACGCAGGTGGCCAAGTGCTGCAAGCCGCTCCCCGGCGATCCGATCGGCGGCTACATCACCGTGGGCCGTGGCGTGACCGTGCATCGCCAGGACTGCCTGACCTTCCTGCACCAGCGCGAATTCGAGCCCAACCGGATCATCGAAGTCAGCTGGGGCGGCACCCAGGAGTCGGTCTATCCGGTGGATGTGGAAATCGAGGCGTACGACCGGTCCGGCCTGTTGCGGGACATCACCGCCATTCTGGCCAACTCACGCTGTAACGTGCTGGCGCTCAACACGCTGTCGAACCAGGACGACAACTCCGCCACCATGACGGTGACCCTGGAAATTTCCAGCCTGGAGCAGCTGGCCAAGCTGTTGGCGCAGATCCGGAACCTCCCGAACATCATGGAAGTACGGCGCAAGCGCAAACCCTGA
- the mazG gene encoding nucleoside triphosphate pyrophosphohydrolase, with the protein MADHYTIDDLKHLMARLRDPETGCPWDCKQDFRSIVPHTLEEAYEVADAIERADYPHLKDELGDLLFQVIFYGQLGREAGHFEFDGIVDHLVRKLVRRHPHVFPEGTLESRVDPDSRPTDAEIKASWERIKAEERAAKPEPDVEPSRLDGIAASLPGMARAEKLQRRAARHGFDWPDIEPVFAKLHEEIDELREAWDVAQRDPTDRDALEDELGDLLFVCVNLARFLKVDPEQALRRTNRKFDARFRAIERELASQGREFDEQSLEELDAIWQSVKGVEHAANDD; encoded by the coding sequence ATGGCTGATCACTACACCATCGACGACCTCAAACACCTGATGGCGCGCCTGCGCGATCCGGAGACTGGCTGCCCCTGGGACTGCAAGCAGGATTTCCGCAGCATCGTGCCACACACGCTGGAAGAGGCCTACGAAGTGGCTGACGCCATCGAGCGGGCGGACTATCCGCACCTGAAGGATGAACTGGGCGACTTGCTGTTCCAGGTGATCTTCTACGGCCAGTTGGGGCGCGAGGCTGGCCACTTCGAGTTCGACGGCATCGTCGATCACCTGGTCCGCAAGCTGGTGCGCCGTCATCCGCACGTGTTCCCGGAAGGCACCCTGGAAAGTCGGGTCGACCCGGACAGCCGGCCTACCGACGCCGAGATCAAGGCCAGTTGGGAGCGGATCAAGGCGGAGGAGCGGGCCGCCAAGCCGGAGCCCGACGTCGAACCCAGCCGCCTGGACGGCATCGCCGCCAGCCTTCCGGGCATGGCCCGCGCCGAGAAACTCCAGCGTCGGGCGGCCCGCCACGGCTTCGACTGGCCGGATATCGAGCCGGTGTTCGCCAAGCTGCACGAAGAGATCGATGAACTGCGCGAGGCCTGGGATGTGGCGCAGCGCGACCCCACCGACCGGGATGCACTGGAGGACGAGCTGGGCGACCTGCTGTTCGTGTGCGTCAATCTGGCACGTTTCCTGAAGGTCGACCCGGAACAGGCGCTGCGTCGCACCAACCGCAAATTCGATGCACGCTTTCGGGCCATCGAGCGGGAACTTGCCTCACAGGGGCGCGAGTTTGATGAGCAGAGTCTGGAAGAGCTGGATGCCATCTGGCAGTCGGTCAAAGGGGTGGAGCACGCCGCCAACGACGACTGA
- a CDS encoding pilin assembly protein has translation MKIKDLVKYWDKHARGRLTRDAYEAGLSEQHLARLERLSELYPMKSPQDLIRDLVSAALDELETSFPYVEGTKVVAFDEDGFEIYEDEGLTPRFVSLSQKHMQDLKARLLETAA, from the coding sequence ATGAAGATCAAGGATCTGGTGAAATACTGGGATAAGCATGCACGCGGTCGTCTGACTCGGGACGCCTATGAGGCGGGGTTGTCGGAGCAGCATCTGGCACGCCTGGAGCGGCTGTCCGAACTGTATCCCATGAAGTCACCGCAGGATCTGATCCGTGACCTGGTCTCGGCCGCACTGGACGAGCTGGAAACCAGTTTTCCGTACGTCGAAGGGACCAAAGTCGTGGCTTTTGATGAGGATGGTTTCGAAATCTACGAGGACGAAGGCCTGACCCCCAGGTTCGTCAGCCTCAGCCAGAAGCACATGCAGGATCTCAAGGCGCGGCTGCTCGAAACCGCCGCCTGA